One segment of Dolichospermum sp. DET69 DNA contains the following:
- a CDS encoding DUF2157 domain-containing protein, translated as MIFNNFQQKLRQEAQHWRDEGIISSSQYDQIAKRHQLNNLEESTRDAFGVIAIVIGGLLLGLGLMTLVGANWQGWSREVKFILLMSLFLSTAITGFLTWREPTLITNQGKKSQESKRILGEALLILSAFILGTTLMLMGQIFNISGSASELFLAWGFGVLVMAYSLSLNSLGIMAIILIQIGYWIGIGDFSSVSGDVTWARLAVRHMPILSWLLFVPLAYICRSRWIFGLGVMAFILSLQYNLRPLPLLTFSDVVSWIASFALALPPALLWSYDDLLFPTVNYRLFQPLARNLSLICFGVVFYLLSFRWQWEAVDSSGVSSFLNPFDQSSNLSNVLPSLPIIDLGILSGLAVLQWLFLIRQSNSPLRREVFFRISIITTFLGFILITPFWHQAITQITELGIFIFNVLLAILAWGLVQDGLKLRNITSFWCGMLLFTLQIISRVFEYNTDVLFRALVFGICGYSLIAAGLWFESRFTTSKISNSGNSGGNSGGSGNSGNSGGGGNSGGTSNSGNSGNSVKTGGTSNSENSGNSVKTGGTSNSENSGNSVKTGGTSNSENSGNSVKTGGTSNSENSGNSVKTGGTSNSENSGNSVKTGGTSNSGNSVKTGGSGNSGNSVKTGGSGNSGNSGNSGNRDSRDSRDGRDGRNSRDSRDSRDSRDSRDDRDDRDDRDDRDDRGTSSRR; from the coding sequence ATGATATTTAACAATTTTCAGCAAAAACTGCGCCAAGAAGCACAACATTGGCGAGATGAAGGAATTATTAGTTCTTCTCAGTATGACCAAATCGCCAAGCGTCATCAATTAAATAACCTAGAAGAATCTACCCGTGATGCTTTCGGTGTGATTGCCATTGTCATAGGTGGTTTACTGTTAGGGTTAGGTTTAATGACCCTTGTGGGCGCAAATTGGCAGGGTTGGTCACGGGAAGTTAAGTTTATCTTGTTAATGAGTTTGTTTCTCTCCACAGCCATTACGGGTTTTTTAACCTGGAGAGAACCTACACTGATCACAAATCAAGGTAAAAAATCACAAGAGAGTAAACGGATACTCGGAGAAGCATTGTTAATTCTCAGTGCTTTCATTTTAGGGACAACCCTCATGTTAATGGGGCAAATATTCAATATTAGCGGTTCAGCTTCTGAGTTATTTTTAGCTTGGGGGTTTGGGGTGTTAGTCATGGCTTATAGTCTTTCCCTCAATTCCTTGGGAATTATGGCTATTATCCTCATTCAAATCGGTTATTGGATAGGAATTGGTGATTTCTCGTCTGTGTCTGGGGACGTGACTTGGGCGCGGTTAGCTGTGCGTCATATGCCCATATTATCATGGTTGCTATTTGTTCCCCTAGCTTATATTTGCAGATCCCGGTGGATTTTTGGACTGGGGGTTATGGCATTTATTCTATCTTTGCAATATAACCTCAGACCTTTGCCACTGTTGACATTTTCTGATGTAGTTTCTTGGATAGCTTCCTTTGCTTTAGCCCTACCACCTGCTTTACTTTGGAGTTATGACGATTTACTTTTTCCCACTGTTAATTATAGGTTGTTTCAACCCCTAGCCCGCAATTTAAGCTTGATATGTTTTGGTGTAGTGTTTTATCTTTTGTCCTTCCGTTGGCAATGGGAAGCTGTAGATTCTAGTGGCGTTTCATCATTCTTAAATCCCTTTGATCAATCCAGTAATTTATCCAATGTCTTGCCGTCTTTACCAATTATTGATTTAGGAATTCTCAGTGGTTTAGCAGTGTTGCAATGGTTGTTTCTGATTCGTCAAAGCAACAGTCCTCTGCGCCGGGAAGTATTTTTCAGAATCAGCATTATTACCACTTTTTTGGGCTTCATTCTGATTACTCCCTTTTGGCATCAAGCTATCACCCAAATTACTGAACTAGGCATTTTTATTTTCAATGTTTTGTTAGCAATATTAGCCTGGGGATTAGTTCAAGACGGGTTAAAGTTACGCAACATAACCTCTTTTTGGTGCGGGATGCTATTATTTACTTTGCAAATTATCAGCCGTGTTTTTGAGTATAACACTGATGTACTTTTCCGGGCTTTAGTATTTGGGATTTGTGGTTATTCTCTCATTGCAGCCGGACTTTGGTTTGAAAGTCGCTTTACTACTTCTAAGATTAGTAATAGTGGCAATAGTGGTGGTAACAGCGGCGGTAGTGGGAATAGTGGGAATAGCGGAGGTGGTGGGAATAGTGGAGGTACTAGTAACAGCGGAAATAGTGGAAATAGTGTAAAAACTGGAGGTACTAGTAACAGCGAAAATAGTGGAAATAGTGTAAAAACTGGAGGTACTAGTAACAGCGAAAATAGTGGAAATAGTGTAAAAACTGGAGGTACTAGTAACAGCGAAAATAGTGGAAATAGTGTGAAAACTGGAGGTACTAGTAACAGCGAAAATAGTGGAAATAGTGTGAAAACTGGAGGTACTAGTAACAGCGAAAATAGTGGAAATAGTGTAAAAACTGGAGGTACTAGTAACAGCGGCAATAGTGTGAAAACTGGAGGTAGTGGTAACAGCGGCAATAGTGTGAAAACTGGAGGTAGTGGTAACAGCGGCAATAGCGGAAATAGTGGAAATAGAGATAGTAGAGATAGTAGAGACGGTAGAGACGGTAGAAATAGTAGAGACAGTAGAGACAGTAGAGACAGTAGAGACAGTAGAGACGATAGAGACGATAGAGACGATAGAGATGATAGAGATGATAGAGGTACTAGTAGTAGGAGATAA
- a CDS encoding peptidase C2 calpain produces MKYTQDEPIYGTTSESISSQLSAGTYYTRVNRYSGDTTYGLSLNATEVTPTPTPTPTPTPTPIPTDWYTQNLVDAQITTLTRSLAADGNLSRNDMISIFRDAKDGSVIDASELTDLRTLVSNSTLFTMADSVKVLSNKIANSDVANTRSGIGNLFAGSSDTQMENLIGKWFLGTARPDADSGYTYQSVNGSLFQNGPSADDIYQGQVGDCYYVATLASIAQEKPDYIQNMFTDNGDNTFTGRFYNNGVADYVTVDRYLPTSGNYAAYAGWGGGSSTSTSNELWVALAEKAYAQLAESGWSRSSTSTNSYADISGGWMDTVIRQVTGLSATSQSVSNMTQTQLINLVNSNQVLTAGFVYGAGYGVVNGHAYTITSYNATNQTFHLRNPWGSTHADVTWSQLLSLSAIIQWSNT; encoded by the coding sequence TTGAAGTACACCCAAGATGAGCCTATATATGGTACTACTTCTGAATCCATTAGTAGTCAGTTGAGTGCAGGTACTTATTATACGCGGGTAAATCGCTATAGTGGTGATACTACTTACGGCTTGTCGTTAAATGCCACTGAGGTTACACCAACTCCAACTCCCACACCAACTCCCACACCAACTCCCATTCCGACAGATTGGTATACTCAAAATCTAGTAGATGCTCAAATTACCACTTTAACCCGTTCCTTAGCTGCTGATGGTAATTTGAGTCGCAATGATATGATTTCCATTTTCCGTGATGCTAAAGATGGTAGTGTAATTGATGCCAGTGAGTTAACTGACTTACGGACTCTTGTTAGTAACTCTACCCTCTTCACCATGGCTGATTCGGTGAAGGTCTTATCTAATAAGATTGCCAATAGTGACGTTGCTAACACTCGTTCCGGTATTGGTAACTTGTTTGCCGGTAGTAGTGATACCCAAATGGAAAATCTGATTGGTAAGTGGTTCTTAGGTACTGCTCGCCCAGATGCAGATTCAGGTTATACCTATCAGTCTGTTAATGGTTCTCTGTTCCAAAATGGACCTAGTGCTGATGACATTTACCAAGGACAGGTGGGAGACTGCTATTATGTAGCAACTTTAGCTTCTATTGCCCAGGAAAAACCTGATTACATTCAGAATATGTTTACGGACAATGGTGATAATACCTTCACCGGGCGTTTTTATAACAATGGTGTAGCTGATTATGTCACAGTAGATCGTTACTTGCCAACTTCTGGAAACTATGCCGCTTATGCTGGTTGGGGAGGAGGTTCTTCTACTTCCACTAGCAATGAACTTTGGGTAGCTTTAGCAGAAAAAGCCTATGCCCAGTTAGCTGAATCTGGTTGGAGTCGTTCTAGCACTTCTACTAACTCCTATGCAGACATTTCAGGGGGTTGGATGGATACAGTAATTCGTCAGGTAACGGGATTAAGTGCTACTTCCCAATCTGTCAGCAATATGACTCAAACTCAACTGATTAATTTGGTTAATTCTAATCAGGTGTTAACAGCGGGTTTCGTCTATGGTGCTGGTTATGGTGTTGTTAATGGTCATGCTTACACCATTACATCTTATAATGCCACTAATCAAACTTTCCACTTACGGAATCCTTGGGGTTCTACCCATGCTGATGTCACTTGGTCTCAATTATTATCTTTGAGCGCAATTATTCAATGGTCTAATACCTAG
- a CDS encoding clan AA aspartic protease: protein MITGIIKNGRATVNVIFRLPEQPDFTIEFVIDTGFTEFLSLPPAAVNLLGFPFVYDMYANLADNSRVLLPVHQATIIWNGEERAVNVLATGKLPLLGTGLLDGYELSIQFTEGGLVTIQEL, encoded by the coding sequence GTGATAACTGGTATTATTAAAAACGGGCGTGCAACTGTCAATGTTATATTTCGATTGCCAGAACAACCAGATTTTACAATTGAATTTGTGATTGATACAGGTTTTACAGAATTTCTTTCCTTACCTCCCGCAGCCGTGAATCTTTTGGGATTCCCTTTTGTTTATGATATGTACGCAAATTTAGCAGATAATAGCCGTGTGCTTTTACCAGTACATCAGGCTACTATTATTTGGAATGGTGAGGAAAGAGCAGTTAATGTATTAGCTACAGGAAAGCTACCATTATTAGGAACTGGTTTACTTGATGGTTATGAATTATCTATCCAATTTACAGAAGGTGGTTTAGTCACAATTCAAGAATTATAA
- a CDS encoding DUF3349 domain-containing protein — protein MITDKENLQSTYKLIQCAFPKGIESQYYLPLLALLSEEMSDKNLAEVVAYDSGKDYSVVLNDVYRVQSIDIPTSEAIANLKKRLLICGYEQWLEEG, from the coding sequence ATGATTACAGATAAAGAAAATTTACAAAGTACATATAAATTAATTCAATGTGCTTTTCCCAAGGGGATAGAATCACAATATTATTTACCGCTTTTAGCATTACTCAGTGAAGAAATGTCAGATAAGAATTTAGCTGAAGTTGTAGCTTACGATAGCGGTAAAGATTATAGTGTTGTCCTCAATGATGTATACCGGGTACAGTCAATTGATATACCCACATCTGAAGCGATCGCTAATTTAAAGAAAAGATTGCTGATATGTGGTTATGAACAGTGGCTTGAGGAAGGATAA
- a CDS encoding DUF4160 domain-containing protein: MPEITRFYGIIIKIFFGDHPPPHFHAVYGEYNALVSIESLQIIEGDLPSRAEKMVIEWATLYQKELLKMWNSQDFTKLPPLK; the protein is encoded by the coding sequence ATGCCAGAAATTACACGATTTTACGGGATAATTATTAAAATTTTCTTTGGTGATCATCCTCCTCCACATTTTCATGCTGTTTATGGTGAATATAATGCTTTAGTTAGTATTGAATCTTTACAAATTATTGAAGGAGATTTACCCAGTCGGGCAGAAAAAATGGTAATAGAATGGGCTACATTATACCAGAAAGAACTACTCAAGATGTGGAACAGCCAAGATTTTACTAAACTTCCACCTTTAAAGTAA
- a CDS encoding DUF2442 domain-containing protein codes for MKPDRIVSAQAIDDRTLIVKFTNNEIKKYNISKLLDNPMFDPLKNPAFFRNFTIESGGYALVWNEDIDISEYELWQNGISITNEEIVDKFDSVHRTSFTIH; via the coding sequence ATGAAACCTGATCGTATTGTTTCGGCTCAAGCTATTGATGATCGTACCTTGATTGTTAAGTTTACAAATAATGAAATCAAAAAATATAATATTTCTAAATTATTAGATAATCCTATGTTTGATCCTTTAAAAAATCCGGCATTTTTCAGGAATTTTACCATTGAGTCAGGCGGTTATGCTCTGGTTTGGAATGAGGACATTGATATTAGTGAATATGAACTTTGGCAAAATGGAATTAGTATTACCAATGAGGAAATAGTTGATAAATTCGACTCGGTACATCGCACTTCATTCACCATTCACTAA
- a CDS encoding SocA family protein, translated as MPIQFRFYPEKAVEAAAILIKLHGKPMKYLGLLKMLYIADRIALERIEQPITGNHYVSMKYGPVLSGVYDLIKGKPVDDALPLWSEYISPGDKNFVYLVKDPGNDELCEEEEEILQEVYQSFGHLDPFHVAEWTHDLPEWKDPHGSAIPISVEDILKNVGKSQEEIEEIRQIALREAYLDEVLSV; from the coding sequence ATGCCTATCCAGTTTCGGTTTTACCCAGAAAAAGCTGTAGAAGCAGCAGCTATACTTATAAAGCTGCATGGTAAGCCTATGAAGTATTTAGGCTTGCTAAAAATGCTCTATATAGCTGATCGTATTGCGTTAGAAAGAATAGAACAACCAATTACAGGTAATCATTATGTATCAATGAAATATGGTCCTGTTCTTAGTGGTGTTTATGATTTAATTAAAGGTAAACCTGTTGATGATGCTCTACCTCTGTGGTCTGAGTATATTTCTCCTGGTGATAAGAACTTTGTTTACTTAGTCAAAGATCCAGGAAATGATGAACTATGTGAAGAAGAGGAAGAGATTCTTCAAGAGGTATATCAAAGCTTTGGACATCTTGATCCATTTCATGTTGCTGAATGGACTCATGATTTACCAGAGTGGAAAGATCCTCATGGTTCTGCTATTCCCATTTCAGTAGAAGATATTCTGAAAAATGTTGGTAAAAGTCAGGAAGAAATTGAGGAAATTAGACAAATAGCACTGAGGGAAGCATATTTAGATGAGGTGCTAAGTGTCTAG
- a CDS encoding type II toxin-antitoxin system YafQ family toxin has translation MIIVSFSSSFKRAFKKRIKGNLDLEARFWQKLEQFTADPFEPSLKTHKLSGTLKNSWSLSIDYDARVIFYFTDDGGAVFVDIGSHDEVY, from the coding sequence ATGATTATTGTAAGTTTTAGTTCTTCATTTAAACGTGCTTTCAAAAAACGTATTAAGGGTAATCTAGATTTAGAAGCACGTTTTTGGCAAAAGTTAGAGCAGTTTACAGCAGATCCTTTTGAACCCAGTTTAAAAACTCATAAATTATCAGGAACTCTTAAAAATTCCTGGAGTTTGAGTATAGATTATGATGCAAGGGTGATATTTTACTTCACTGATGATGGAGGTGCTGTATTTGTAGATATTGGCAGTCATGATGAAGTTTACTAG
- a CDS encoding DUF3349 domain-containing protein, with protein sequence MQITISPHLQSTYKLIQNAFPKGIESQSYLPLLALLSEEMSDRNLAEVVAYYSGKDYSVVLNDVYRVQLIDIPTSEEIANLKERLLIFGYEKWLEEG encoded by the coding sequence ATGCAAATCACTATTTCACCACATCTACAAAGTACATATAAATTAATTCAAAATGCTTTCCCCAAGGGAATAGAATCACAATCTTATTTACCGCTTTTAGCATTACTTAGTGAGGAAATGTCAGACAGGAATTTAGCTGAAGTTGTAGCTTACTATAGCGGTAAAGATTATAGTGTTGTTCTCAATGATGTATATCGGGTACAGTTAATTGATATACCCACATCTGAAGAGATCGCTAATTTAAAGGAAAGATTGCTGATTTTTGGTTATGAAAAGTGGCTTGAGGAAGGATAA
- a CDS encoding DUF262 domain-containing protein: MSTNSYLMSGETFTFQDKLPIFLVPLSDDEINEKYKKGEIRIVTEQARYPLDSIETMLDSKKYRLNPEYQRRKRWDNARKSRLIESFIMNVPIPPIFLYEIEYSIYEVMDGQQRLNAIYDFYKGNFNLEGLEYWRELEGRNYQNLPEQVRRGIDRRYLSSIVLLQETAKSQEEAEYLKQIVFERLNSGGEKLTPQETRNALHNGKFNQLCIKLSQNEYFRKMWNLPLESEGEKKLLESEFYRKMEDVELVLRFFAYRHIDKLKSPVDKFLDEYLKQANSYPDETMNKLENLFNETIYLIYQILGNLAFIPPQEGRNRKTPLKTIYDPIMQVFANNISHKEIFLEHKGTIERSLYSGRKSPFIQQEKSKNLFDGSYNNKKDVEARIQYFQKFLQSYIK, encoded by the coding sequence ATGAGTACAAATAGTTATCTAATGTCAGGTGAAACTTTTACTTTTCAAGATAAGTTACCTATTTTTCTAGTTCCTCTTTCAGATGATGAAATTAATGAAAAATATAAAAAGGGAGAAATTAGAATTGTTACAGAACAAGCTCGTTACCCATTGGATAGTATAGAAACTATGCTTGATAGTAAAAAGTATCGCCTCAATCCTGAATACCAACGTAGAAAAAGGTGGGACAATGCTCGAAAATCTCGTTTGATAGAATCATTCATAATGAATGTACCAATTCCACCTATCTTTCTGTATGAAATAGAATACTCTATTTATGAAGTAATGGACGGACAACAAAGATTAAATGCTATTTATGATTTTTATAAAGGAAATTTTAACCTAGAAGGATTAGAATATTGGCGAGAACTTGAGGGACGAAACTATCAAAATTTACCTGAACAAGTTAGAAGAGGTATAGATAGACGGTATTTGTCCTCTATTGTCTTGTTACAAGAAACAGCTAAAAGTCAAGAAGAAGCGGAATATCTTAAACAGATAGTTTTTGAAAGACTCAACAGTGGTGGAGAAAAGTTAACTCCCCAGGAAACAAGAAATGCTTTACACAATGGTAAATTTAACCAATTATGTATAAAACTTTCTCAAAATGAATATTTTCGTAAAATGTGGAATTTACCTTTAGAAAGTGAAGGAGAAAAAAAATTACTTGAAAGTGAGTTTTATCGCAAAATGGAGGATGTTGAATTAGTTTTACGGTTCTTTGCTTATCGTCATATAGATAAGTTAAAATCCCCAGTAGATAAATTTTTAGATGAGTATTTAAAACAAGCAAATAGTTATCCTGATGAAACAATGAATAAACTTGAAAATCTTTTTAATGAGACTATTTACTTAATTTATCAAATATTAGGAAATTTAGCTTTCATCCCTCCACAAGAAGGGCGTAACAGAAAAACGCCATTAAAAACTATTTATGATCCAATAATGCAGGTATTTGCAAATAATATTTCTCACAAAGAAATTTTTCTTGAACACAAAGGGACTATAGAGAGGAGTTTATATTCCGGTAGAAAATCACCATTTATACAACAGGAAAAAAGTAAAAATCTTTTTGATGGTAGCTATAATAACAAAAAAGATGTAGAAGCACGCATTCAATATTTTCAAAAATTTCTACAAAGCTATATTAAATAA
- a CDS encoding ATP-dependent Clp protease ATP-binding subunit — MFERFTEKAIKVIMLAQEEARRLGHNFVGTEQILLGLIGEGTGVAAKVLKSMGVNLKDARIEVEKIIGRGSGFVAVEIPFTPRAKRVLELSLEEARQLGHNYIGTEHLLLGLIREGEGVAARVLENLGVDLTKVRTQVIRMLGETAEVTPGGPSGRTKTPTLDEFGSNLTQMAIDNKLDPVVGRAKEIERVIQILGRRTKNNPVLIGEPGVGKTAIAEGLASRIASKDIPDILEDKRVVTLDIGLLVAGTKYRGEFEERLKKIMDEIRSAGNVILVIDEVHTLIGAGAAEGAIDAANILKPALARGELQCIGATTLDEYRKHIERDAALERRFQPVMVGEPSVDETIEILYGLRDRYEAHHKLKISDEALVAAAKLSDRYISDRFLPDKAIDLMDEAGSRVRLINSQLPPAAKELDKELRQILKEKDDAVRSQDFDRAGELRDREMEIKAEIRTIAQTKSNGASGDGVEPVVTEEDIAHIVASWTGVPVNKLTESESEKLLHMEDTLHQRLIGQEDAVKAVSRAIRRARVGLKNPNRPIASFVFSGPTGVGKTELAKSLASYFFGAEEAMIRLDMSEYMERHTVSKLIGSPPGYVGYNEGGQLTEAVRRRPYTVVLFDEIEKAHPDVFNMLLQILEDGRLTDAKGRTVDFKNTLLILTSNIGSKVIEKGGSGIGFEFSEDATETQYNRIRSLVNEELKQYFRPEFLNRLDEIIVFRQLNKLEVTQIAEIMLKEVFGRLTEKGIVLEVTDRFKDRLITEGYSPSYGARPLRRAIMRLLEDSLAEEILSGRIKDGDTALVDVDENGIVQVSSQRTRELLPQGVES; from the coding sequence ATGTTTGAACGCTTCACAGAAAAAGCCATTAAGGTAATCATGCTGGCCCAAGAAGAGGCCCGCCGTTTAGGTCACAACTTTGTCGGAACTGAGCAGATCCTCTTGGGTCTGATTGGCGAAGGTACAGGAGTGGCCGCCAAGGTGCTGAAATCAATGGGAGTTAATCTTAAAGATGCTCGCATTGAAGTTGAGAAAATCATAGGCCGGGGTTCAGGCTTTGTCGCCGTAGAAATTCCGTTTACGCCACGGGCAAAACGGGTTTTAGAACTATCCTTGGAAGAAGCACGCCAATTGGGGCATAACTACATTGGTACCGAGCATCTGCTGTTGGGACTGATCCGCGAAGGGGAAGGTGTCGCAGCCAGGGTGCTAGAAAACCTCGGTGTAGATTTGACCAAGGTGAGAACCCAAGTGATTCGGATGTTGGGAGAAACGGCGGAAGTTACGCCGGGTGGCCCCTCTGGTCGCACTAAAACCCCAACTCTCGATGAGTTTGGATCAAACCTGACCCAAATGGCCATTGATAACAAGCTCGATCCTGTGGTGGGACGCGCCAAGGAAATTGAGCGGGTAATTCAAATTTTGGGTCGCCGGACTAAAAACAATCCCGTGTTGATTGGTGAACCAGGTGTTGGTAAAACCGCCATCGCTGAAGGTTTAGCTTCACGCATCGCCAGTAAGGATATCCCCGATATCTTGGAAGATAAGCGTGTTGTCACTCTCGATATTGGTTTACTGGTAGCAGGAACTAAATATCGGGGTGAATTTGAAGAACGTCTCAAAAAAATTATGGATGAGATCCGCTCTGCGGGTAATGTCATCCTCGTTATTGACGAAGTTCACACCTTAATTGGTGCAGGTGCAGCCGAAGGGGCGATTGATGCGGCAAATATCCTCAAGCCAGCTTTGGCGCGGGGTGAATTGCAATGTATCGGTGCGACTACATTGGATGAGTACCGCAAACACATTGAACGGGATGCAGCGTTGGAAAGACGCTTCCAGCCTGTGATGGTGGGTGAACCTTCTGTTGATGAAACAATAGAAATTTTATATGGTTTGCGCGATCGCTATGAAGCACACCACAAGCTGAAGATATCCGATGAAGCATTGGTTGCGGCTGCCAAGTTGTCTGATCGTTACATTAGCGATCGCTTTTTGCCAGATAAAGCCATTGACTTGATGGATGAAGCCGGTTCACGGGTGCGCTTGATTAACTCCCAACTGCCCCCAGCAGCTAAGGAATTAGACAAGGAACTACGGCAGATCTTAAAAGAAAAAGATGATGCAGTCCGTTCCCAGGACTTTGATCGGGCTGGAGAATTGCGCGATCGGGAAATGGAAATCAAAGCTGAAATCCGCACTATTGCTCAAACTAAGAGTAACGGTGCTAGTGGTGACGGTGTTGAACCTGTAGTTACAGAAGAAGACATTGCTCACATTGTCGCTTCCTGGACAGGTGTACCGGTGAACAAACTCACCGAATCTGAGTCTGAGAAGTTGCTGCACATGGAGGATACCTTACACCAGCGCCTAATTGGTCAGGAAGACGCTGTGAAGGCTGTTTCCCGCGCTATTCGTCGCGCTCGTGTTGGCTTGAAGAATCCGAATCGGCCGATCGCTAGTTTTGTCTTCTCTGGACCAACTGGGGTAGGTAAAACCGAATTGGCCAAATCTTTGGCTTCATACTTCTTCGGTGCCGAAGAAGCCATGATTCGCTTGGATATGTCCGAATACATGGAGCGTCACACCGTCAGTAAATTGATCGGTTCACCTCCTGGTTATGTCGGCTACAACGAAGGTGGTCAGTTAACTGAAGCTGTCCGTCGTCGTCCTTACACTGTGGTGCTGTTTGACGAAATCGAAAAAGCACACCCCGATGTATTCAATATGCTTTTGCAAATTTTGGAAGATGGGCGTTTAACTGACGCAAAAGGTCGCACGGTGGACTTTAAGAACACCTTGCTGATTTTGACTTCCAATATTGGTTCTAAGGTAATTGAAAAAGGTGGTAGCGGTATCGGATTCGAGTTCTCTGAAGATGCGACTGAGACACAATACAACAGAATTCGCTCTTTGGTGAATGAGGAACTGAAGCAATACTTCCGTCCTGAGTTCCTGAACCGGTTAGATGAAATTATCGTCTTCCGTCAGTTGAACAAGCTGGAAGTTACCCAAATTGCCGAAATCATGTTGAAGGAAGTGTTTGGTAGGTTGACGGAGAAAGGCATTGTCTTAGAAGTCACAGACCGCTTCAAGGATCGCTTGATCACTGAGGGTTATAGTCCTAGCTACGGTGCAAGGCCATTACGTCGGGCAATTATGCGCTTATTGGAAGATAGTTTGGCGGAAGAAATTCTGTCTGGACGCATCAAAGATGGCGATACTGCTCTTGTTGACGTTGATGAAAATGGCATTGTGCAAGTTAGTTCTCAACGAACACGGGAGTTGTTACCCCAAGGTGTTGAGTCTTAG
- a CDS encoding DUF4276 family protein — protein MAVVVWVFAGGGVAEVIGLIPFLEKNFPGYRFERKTPARQKPGPKPGKMVGYGKTGKSLIEQISKELPRALKNEPNRCNLILVFDDLDCRNSIQQKKSIKDSIEEIISKIPASDNIKHFIGFAAPEIESWIIADWSNTIGKHPDFRSRHEKMRWWLSTKRNIPFDHPESFSEYDPARDCCQEKLSEALIDSSILEEFDSSTTRFSKGYHTPLLLLEIRPDEVQRKCPLFREMYNYLMSCLLSDV, from the coding sequence ATGGCCGTGGTAGTATGGGTTTTTGCTGGTGGTGGTGTGGCTGAAGTTATCGGACTAATTCCATTTTTAGAAAAGAACTTTCCTGGTTATAGATTTGAACGTAAAACACCAGCACGTCAAAAGCCAGGACCTAAACCTGGTAAAATGGTTGGCTATGGGAAAACTGGGAAAAGTTTAATTGAGCAAATTAGTAAGGAATTACCCAGAGCTTTAAAAAATGAGCCAAACAGATGTAATTTGATTTTAGTGTTTGATGATTTAGATTGTCGAAATTCAATTCAACAGAAAAAAAGTATCAAAGACAGTATCGAAGAAATAATATCTAAAATACCTGCAAGTGATAATATTAAGCACTTTATTGGTTTTGCTGCACCTGAAATAGAATCTTGGATTATTGCAGATTGGAGTAATACAATAGGTAAACATCCAGATTTTCGTAGTAGACATGAAAAAATGCGTTGGTGGTTAAGTACAAAAAGGAATATTCCCTTTGATCATCCTGAATCTTTTAGTGAGTATGATCCTGCAAGAGATTGTTGTCAAGAAAAGCTATCAGAAGCATTAATTGACTCAAGCATCCTTGAAGAATTTGATAGTAGTACAACAAGATTTTCTAAAGGTTATCATACTCCTTTACTTTTATTAGAAATTCGACCGGATGAAGTGCAAAGAAAATGCCCTTTATTTCGGGAAATGTATAATTATCTTATGTCTTGCTTGTTAAGCGATGTCTAA